The genomic region CTTTCTTGATAACAACTTCTTGTATTCAACTGTTGATAAAGTTGAAGAGTTTAATGACACCATTTTCTTAAAGATAGCTCCATGTCAAAGACGTGATCACCAAGTTAAGGAAGTTTATAAATTGAGAAGGTCGCTTCAGAATTATGGGACCAACAatcctttcaaaaaaaatcatatcaaGAAATCAACAATAATTAGCAATATTTTCTACATAGTAACGTggcttttttatttattcaagttttctttcaatttgttaattctcttaacttagatttattttagtattcatAGACACTATTTTCTCAGTTCAATTTCTTCagctttcaattttattagtcTTATTTTCTTAGCTTTTAGTTACAGTTTTTATCTTAAAACAgtcatttcatttaaatttaacaaagCTTTTAGGAGTTAAGAACCTAGAAAACTTTAGATCCCTTAAGTCCTCTCATGCAATCGTCCTAGTAGAAGTTAGATCGAcgcaattaatttattttttattaaacatattaattttcagATAATTTGTTTCTAGCACGCTCGAAATATTAGCGCACGTGAAGGGCCAAATATTATGCATATAGTCAATTTCCAAATATCTACtatatacaataataaattaaaaagtacgGGTGTAAAAAACACCAggatcataaaatatattacatatCCATAATCTTACATACTAAATAGAGCTGTAATAGAAGTTCTTCAACCAACAAATATTATAGATAATGTTATGCAAACGTACTAACTATCTGTTTCTGAGTAATTACCcgttaaaaagaagaaaaaaaagatcaaagacataataaaagatatactACATGAaagttttagatatatgaccCATCAATGGATCTTTTCTCTTGAAATATGATTTGATTGTGAATTTCTTATAGCATTGGGGGCACTAGGCAGTCATATTCTGAGGGTATGAAGATGAGATTTGCTGTGGAGCTCACGAGCAAATAGGCTCCTGAAATACTCTTCCACCCCTATTCTCTTAAACAATGCCGGAGTTTGTTGAGTGATCAAGCTGGGAGCTGGCCCTATCTCAGCCTCAACTTTTGGAGCATAAAAAGTTGCAATTGAGAGTCTTTCCTTCTCCGAGTTCACTGTTGCCCTGTGCTCAATGCTACGGTATCTCCCATTGCTTATAATCTGCCAATACAGGGAAAATGAAAAGACCAGGGAAACCCTTGTCAACCAGTTGAGATTCTATTGTCGGGTTTCAACCCAAAAAACAATTAATGTTAGGTCGACTAGCAAAAATACAAACTCTTATGAAATATTAAGATTCTATTGGattgaaatctataaatttaatggaatttatttgaaaatctaGAGTTTATATATactgattaaaataaaagttaatttataattctatattattagatttttatgtaattagtTATACTTAAACTAAATTGTTAGAAAATATGTggaatttctaattaaattttatattagtaagtcaatatatttcataatattaaaatatttttttaactttatcatttctattttattctcTCTTATATTcttctcaaataaaatgatttctttaataaatttcaatcaaacataatataagtataaacATATAATCAAACCGAATCAAATTGTTCCTATCACATAAACTGAAACTTTCTCAAGCATAAGCCGACCTAAACCAAATTTTTGGCACAAATctaattatatacaaatataaaccGAACTAAAGTAGAAGGATAGATCAcaaaaattaaaccaaataatcTGAACTGAaccaaattaatataatttaaatttcttaaaattaaactgaatGTATAAGAGAACATATAAACTGAACCCAATTATCAGTTCTggttcaattttcttttttttttttggattgtttgaaattttgattACCCCTATCCACGAATGATGTGGAATAACACCATTAACAACTATCGTTTCTAGGGTCAACATACTTAATTAATTGACCTACAAATATACATTTGTTTGTTAATTACACAACTAATTTGGACCTGCCAATAAAATCAAGTCCAACAATTCTAACAccaaaggaaaaataaaataaaaaattgaaggCAATAGTTATTAGTACCTCTAGAATGTCTCCAATATTGATAATAAAGGCATTAGGGATGGGCTTCACAGTAACCCACTTGCCATTTTTGTTGATCTGAAGACCTTCTACTTCATTAAGTTGTAGGAGGATTGTGAGACCTGTTGCATCAGAATGTGGGGTAAGACCAATGACTTTCTCTGGTTGAGGACATGGAGggtaataatttattctaattgACTGATGTCCATCTTCAAAAATTTCTGTCATTTCCTTTGCCTCCATCTCCAGTGTTTTAGCCATCTGTGCTAGGATAATCTTAGCTAAATTTTTCACTTCCCATGAATAAGTGTCCAAGGTCTCTCtgcagaaattaaaaaaaaggggCTCAATTAGCAAACCTATTTTCCATAATATCAGTTAGGAAGTTATCCGAGTGTTTATCACAAACGGCGGATCACAACTTCGTctgattaaaaaaagaaaatgtagcaacaagagagagagagagagagagatggagGTGACCTGAAAGGAAGAGGGAGTTCTGGAAACAGATGGGGTTTCCTTGCATGAACAGGCTGGGCGACCATGAAGAAAAGGTCACCCCAGTCAAGTTTTTGTTCCTCAGATACAACAAAGGCTTGTCCGAAACCCTCTACTTCTCCTGGATATTGccataattttttcttcttttccattGGGAGGTTGAAGAACTCCTGAACCTCTATCTTCATCTTCTCCAAAAGCGAAGCACTCACTTGATGGTTAACCAACTGCAAATACAACACTAATTAATGATTACTTTGCTGTCATAATTATTTACAGAATTGAAGAATATAAAGAACTAATTGGCTCTTACATCAGAGTAAACTCTGAATCCAATCCATACTGCATgcataaattttgaaataacaCATATTAGCCACTGttttaaagattaaaacacTCATCCCACCCATCAAGTTTCGCTCACCAATTCAACCGGTTGAACTAGTTGGATCACTGTTTCAGTTGGTTTGATAAAATCTTTAActcttctttttaaaatctttttttacaATATTATGCAAATCTATTCAAACAATCGGTTTAACAAACTGATCAGGATCAAGCTATTCAACAGGTCAATtctattcatttttaaatgCTGATTTAAATTTGTCTAAATTTAGTTTATGCACcgaaataaagataaattacagttattataattattttaattttctcgtTGAATAATAGACACttatatattaactatttaaccctaataatatatgtcactcatttattattttgatatgtaaaTGAAGAcgcatataaatatttgataaatattcttttactgttaagcgaaagaaaaggaaataattttgaataagTCACTTGCGTCAGTTTGacattctaattaatttaaaatcttttttatgatattcacatgcttttattttttttcttaatgtcAAAAGTATGTATAAATACCATATATAATAGGAAATTATCATTTTCACCCtctatcattattaaaataatattttatgtaatagttaaaaaaattataaatacgTATCACTATCTTATCTGATTAGACAGCACTACCAATTTAATAGTTCGGAAGTGTTACTTAAAGAATTACATTTTCTAGATTAGGTTTACTATAGTTTTCAATTACTGTCAATTTAGGCCTTTTTTCTTTAGCTTGAAAGGATCATGTAAAGTAGGTATGAGCATTGGAGTTTAGTATTTGTCTTTGTcatgtaataatttttttagcttGTTTTGTAATTAATGTTGGATCAGTTTAGTAAGAATATTATATGCCACATCAGatgaacaaaaattaaaataaataataatgagatGTTTAATATCTTctttgttaattatatatatttgatgaaaaCTCTTAATGAATCTTATCTTAACAACTCCTCCTTTTATAGCATTATTCATAAATTCTTTAGGGAATGAAGCTCTCCTTTAATGGTGAAAATACTAGTAGCtgactaaaaataaatattttccattgAGAGTTCTATATATTATGGTGAATTTTCAATTTGTCATAAAAGTTTTTGTGAGGTAATATTAAGCGGCAGAATTTTAGATTTCGGCGACTAAACATAAAAAGGAGAtcaataattttcataaataagaaattatagtttttattttttttatttttttttttagtaatttagaaTAATCTAGAGTGTGCtaagtaatatttttacaggtgataaaatattattttaaaagttttaatacAGTTACATATTTAaagcttaaattttaaattttatttaaactaaaaaatatttttattatttcatctataactataaattagaagaattatattttatgatgaactttaaattcattataaaatttactataATGTATTTTTAGCGATAATCCTGtggtaaattttaaattcactataaatattttagtggTAAGATTTTGAGTACTAAGTTTCGTCGTTAAATTTTCCTTTcgtaatgaaaataatttattatatataaaagatctCATTGACTTGCATCAATATGACTCTTTGGCAAATATAGAATATGTCTTGGTCCTTGTACTAATCAGTTAAAATTCAATGGAAACCTGAAATTAAAAAGTGAAATATTTTCTGTTTGAGAACTCAAACTGAAACAATACAGGATATAGGATtcaaaaaagtatttaaagaTTATGAAAGCAATAAAGATTGGTGTGGTGTGTATACCTGGAAGAAGCCCCAGTCTCTGCAAGCACAATGAAGTTTGGCCAGTTCAGAATGCATTGATTCTTGAGAAAGTAGCCTTTCCATATCAATCACTGGAACCTCAACATTCTGATTCTGAACATTGATGGGTTGATCTTGGTCTTGGCGTACGTATCTTGGTGGAATAGATTCAAGGCTCAACTTTGCCAGCTCCTGAACACAAGGAACAAGAAGAGAGCTTCCAAGACTCAAAGCATTAGTTTCCATTTATATGCTTTTTGTTGTATCACAGGATGACGAGAAGTTTTATTAACAGaaagtattttctttctatgcTTTGGCACTTGGCAATGCCAAAGAGTTGTCAATTATAGTACTTGCTAGCTAATGCCTATacatgtaatatttatattatgcaGCCAccataatttaacttttttttttttttttaagaaaagactGGTAATAATAATTCTCTTTACgtgtaattatataaatattttattataaaatcataattaatttaatcgGAGTCCAAATTTATTACCGCAATATTAATGTCAGAATTATATACCAAGAAATTCAATCTAGACGtgaatctaaaaaattaagaaaatatcccTTCTAGGATTTAAATTCTGGTGGTTGACTTGCTTGATGAAAGCTacttcataatttttaatgttaaaagaaaataaaccaacATCTAGAACAGGCCAGGCCATCATcattgaattaataaaatgtcAAAATGAGAGGATCACTTTTCAAACTCTAAAAACTTTCACACAATCATTTCCATGGGTTTAAACATGTTTTCCTTTGACAATTCTAGAAGGTtaacctttcttttcttcttctttttcccctCCAAATTGGGGTACTGTTATcggtaaaatattattctaaaaGTTTTAATACAACAGCATATTCACGActttcattaaattaaaaaaagttctTATCTCTTATTTATACACTTttgatcaaataaaagatttgtCATACTATATGTTTGTTAGGACCTTATTTTTCAATGCTTGACTAATatagttataataatatattaactctcttttatgttaaatttaaatcttactgttaattaaataaaagataaacagtaatatttttttatgaagttcaccatattataataattagtttttgattttgtattCTTATACTACATTTCTCATGTAGtttgtaataaatatattaatttaccgttttgttatttttgattaaaacattatttttttaatttcaatttaagaTGTTACTTCTTCAAATTACCAACCattattaacatttttattcagttaattttataggttaattaatttacaaaaTATTACGGTCGCATGACATAAGAGCCGGAAGTACGGTAAACTCGGCCAAAATAGGACACCCGAAGGtttaagtttataaaataattaaaacaatattaataagtaATAGTTATGGTCTTTTTTGAAACAAAGtaataattatgttaatttgttaaaaatgtgagattttaaaataattactaaaattagtatatattgaaatttataattctattgaTAGGTAATTACTAATAGCTTCTTTAAATGTTTTAGtaatcattaataattttaataaatacttaaagaTGGATATCTTGAACATGTTAATATAGTAATTACTAGTTTACGTTGTCTCATTTTttccataaatttaaataaatccatcaaataatataatatgatataataataattttattgaaaagaaattctacataattactaaatttgaagagtttaaaatataaatagtttaaaacataaatattatagatataaaagaataattggaATATAACGGAAGAAAGATGTTTCATGCAAAATAAGCTgaaattaagtaaaaaaataatataagggAGAACTAATATATCATTATAAAGGTCTAGCTTTacacaatttaataattttatctaattattttaaaatttaaaaataaatatccataatttattttatttttaataatattttttaataataacttttataatttgaaaatgacGTTGTAAATTGATTTTGCTTATTAAAAGGAAATATCTGAGAATTATAAGACCTTTAATGGCTgcattattaaatttatgataaattttgtactaatttttatttttttttcagtagGCATATTCAATTTGCGATATCATTCTTTTTTACTATAAAGTTACAAAAAAATTCtctgagaaaaatatttttaagaataaattaaaaattttaatatttatttttaaattttaaataattagataaaattgttaaaagatataaaattcaaaatttattagtaattagGCATATTATAAACTATAGAAGAATGTagtataatatcaaaaaaaatagtaactaactaactaatataaaaataataattacttctttaattttttgtttaaataattgaaatgtaTGTCTATCTTTTCAATTTAacttaacaataaaattaatataaaaaattcacacaaaaaaataaattaatatattgtcATAAACTATAAAGagaatatgatataatatttaaaaataaaatcgtaATTAATTGAATACGAAAATTCTAGAGCAAATCATAATTACCTTTATTTTGTTGGTATTATAGCTAAATAGTCTCTTAATACTAGtgatatattaaaagtaagtCCAATTTTAGCCTcgaaaatatttatcattataatcAAACTATTTAAAAGCactatatactttttaattatgtttttccaaatttgtttttccctctctttctctcaCGCAGTCCAGGTTCTATTGAGGTTGAGCATGGAATTGAGAGATCCGAACCGAACGGAAAAATCAAACTGAAAGTATTAAGAACTgaaaatatcaatttcttCTCTACAAATTGCAGATATCTTTACAAAGGCATTGTGTAAAGTTTTCTTAAATCACTTTCGTAACAAACTTTATCTTCGGTCTCGGTATAGTTTGAGGGAAGGTATTAAATATCATTCCTCCAACCACCATCTTGAGTCTACAGCATGGAGTGATAAGGATGAGAATTAGAGTAATAAGGCAGTAGACCAAGTTGTGGTTATCCTTCTAATAAATTAGAAGAACCATAACCAGTAAGTAATTCAAGGGATCTTGTTGGGATCTAATCACTACATAATAGGCAATCCGTTCAATTACTACATCATtggaaaaatggaaaatcaGTTGAGCAATCTACTCCTTTAAAAATAGCTGTGTGGCAGCATTCTCATATCTATATAAATTGACTACCTTTTATCTTTTACTTGAAAATTTCTTTCTATGTagattttctattatttattgtaaaaaaaatttacataatagATTAATAAGAACTCTCCTCTCACGTTGAGAAGCAAAAAAAGGCTTTCCACaaatattctcttttttattttctttatggtATCATAGCTATTGTGAGACAAGagagttataattttttttctcaccAATGGCTTCCACAATTTCTCACAATGTTGCCAACTTTGTTACTCTCAGACTCACACCAGAAAACTACCCTCTCTATCAAGAACAATTACTTGCTTTAGCTGAAAGTAAAGATATGATCGGGCTTCTCACAGGCGAGAAAATTAAACCCGCCATGTACATCAATGTTCCGAcagaaaaaaatcaacaaataatgaaaaaaaacaacaaatctTAAAAGATTTTCTCAAATGGAAGAAAGAAGATCATCTCCTACGTGGATGAATCATTGGGACACTCACAGAAGAAACTTTAGATCTGGTTATTGGCCTGAATTCATCTCAATCGGTTTGGAATGCTTTGAAAGAAGCATATGACTATGACTCACAAGAACAAGAATTTACTCTCCGACAACAACTCACATATTTGAAAAAGGAACCAAGTCAATCCTAGTAGAACATTtgaaaaaattcaaaagtaTATGTAACAGCCTAGCAGCCGTAGGCAATCCCATACCCGACAAAATAAATGCTAATTTTGTCATCTTTCATGTCCTTATACTCCTGAATAGACAGGAATTGTTGAATGCCGAGATCGAACCATTCGAGAACTTGGCAGGACTATGATTTTTCATAGTGGTGTGCCTAAGTCTCTATAGGTTGAGGCTTTTACTACAACagcatttttaattaatcggTTGCCTTATTCTTCACTAGCATTTGATACACCTTATTTTCGCTTATATGGTTCTCACCCTGCGTACTctatttttcatgtttttgGAATTAGATGCTACCCTTATACCTAGaatataaagagaaataaatttgatgCTAAAACTATACCTTGTATTTTTGTAGGTTATAGTAACCCACATAAAGGGTATCGTTGTCTTGATCCAAAAACCAACAGGATTTTTGTTTCACGACATGTGGTGTTCGATGAAAATCTTTTTCCTTACAGAACAAAAATGTCTCCATCTCCTTCTCCCATTAGCTTCACTAATTTTTTGAAACAGTTCCCATCTTTAACAACGGAACATACCACTGTTCTTCCACTAGATGCATCTTCACCTCTCCTATAACTAAGCAATATTTTGTCTAACTCTTCGACTATTTATGATCTCATAGTCGAAGATGCTTTCTCTGAATCTCCTTTGGCCTGTGATTATGACCATTCTCCTACACCTTAATCACCAACTGTTACAAATCATTTGCCACATCCCAATAATCTCATGGATATCTCACCTCTTTCTCCTGCAGCTGACATCCTTCCTAACACCGGTAGTTCCTCACCTATTTCTTCCACCTTAAATTATGATTCTTCTTTATCTCTTGAATAGGTACCACTGGCATCTCATCCTATGGTCACTAGAGCTGAACATGGTATCTACAAACTCAATCCACATTATGCTCTCCTCCTTGAATGTGGTGATATTCCTAAAGAGCCCACGTACTGTCAAAATGGCTCTTCAACATGCTGGCTGGAAACAAGCCACGATTGAGGAACTTGATGCACTgcataaaaatcaaacatgAACCTTGGTACCTCGAGAACCTCATATGAATATCGTCGGTTCAAAATGGGTGTTTAAACATCATTCCTCTAACCACCACCTTGAGTCTACAACATGGAGTGATAAGGATGAGAATTGGAGTGATAAGGCAATAGACCAAGTTGTGGTTATCCTTCCAAAGAATTATAAGAACCATGATCAGTAATTCAAGAGATCTTGTTGGGATCTAATCGCTGCATAATGGGCAATCCGTTCAATCACTGCATCATGGGAAATGGAAAATCAGTTGAGCAATCTACTCCTTTAAAATAGCTGTGTGACAACATTCTCATATCTGTATAAGTTGActacctttaattttttacttgaAAATTTTCTTCTCTATAGATTTCCTATTATTGATTgtaaaaagtttatatataattctcCTCACATTGAGAAGCAAAAAAAGGCTTTCCACAAgtattctctcttttttattttctttaagttgATTATTTGACTTTTTCCGAACCGAACCATAtcgaaattttcttttgatacaGTTCTAGATCTCATTAATTCTCTATGCTAAGAACTATACTGAACTATCTCGTACTGTCTCAAATCGAAGAACTGAAACTAGaaccaatttaaaattttatttatttatataataattatatttataatagataaattcaatcttaagttcaaacttaaatttaaatataaaaattattatcaaatacaaatctaacaaTTCTGTTCTGATACAAAacagattaatttattaacttatgatatttatcaagtttacaaaataatttttattaataatatgttttttttaaaaagacactatattatattagaaaagtcagatgaaatatatttattagttggatttaaattttttgaattttcattGCCCTGTATTGTACCATATCAAACTGAACTGTACCATTAGACCCAAATTTCCGTAACATCTCAAAAAATTAGTActgttcaaaataaaaaattatatactatGTTACCATTCTACAAatctaattttagaattcttaaCATTTAATATGgttcaaaagaattttaaattttgggACTCTCCTGAACCGTGGTTACCCTAGATTCCATGCCTTCTTCCACTTTTCACCATAATCAAATAGATAATGGGTTCTATATCTCTCCAGCTTGATTTTAGCTTCCACAACTCTACTAATCCACTAGTCCCACTCCAGCTAGTTATAGATGGCACCAAaatcaaatttgaaaattttttagtCAAATTTACTGAACcatattatttaaatcaaattaaatatttaatatataatattatttattaaatattatatttatattgacaaatccatttattattattaaccaTGTATGATTTAAactaattgatataaatataaaaattaataaataattaattatttgcaatgtgctgttattattttaattataaatttaagtttataatatttaatatttatttataatattttaaaaaataacaataaattgaatattttaaatgccCTTCTATACAAAgtgtttattaattaattttaatattatataaaatagtactattaatataattaatattactatttttttgaattaataagtattatagaattaaataattaattcattgaagataatatttaAGATGCCCCTCAATAGATTAATGACAATCCTTGAAATGACATTGTAAAGACTAATCAGGAGATACTCTTATGATAAAATGAGGATACCTATAAGTTTActttagtttaattttgttactcagtaaatatataatatacaataTTGCTATTATGGTTCTAATCATATGGACTTCAAATCATTTTTATAGTATTGTTActttcttataaattattttattactttatttttattacaattaagttaatttagtagttaatatctttaatagaatattcaataagaaaaagatattcTAATATATTAGAAACGGAATTGATTTACTGAAAATAGgactttatttatattaaacaaGACTTAATtgtaagagaaagaaagaagaagaaagaaattgatattaaataaaaaaatttaaaataaaaaagagagaaaaaatagaatacaatttagtttttaattgtaaaaaaagaTCATCTTTTAGAATTTAGATTATGTTTCaccgaaactcataaaatttatagaatttatttacaaatctaaaatttatatgctttgAACGAAATGAAATCTGATTTAGAATtgttcataattaaatttgtgtaaaattaattatagctaaactagattttaatagaatatgtaaaatttttaaataaatttcatattaataagtCAATATATTCAATAggactaaaataatttttttaaattttatcattttttattaaaaaatagattacttaataaattttaataaaaaataaaaaatagcattaattatagaattaaagTTACCAAAGTAGCGTAGAGCCCAGTGTGATAAAGGTTTGTGTAACAGTAGAGTCAAGttaataatatttcattaaaGTTGACAGAGTAAGCCAATGGAAGATCTTATATACATTTCTAGGActgaactttttaaaaaattaaattagaaacttaattataaaaaacagGTAACTTGTAGAAACTTTGAAGATCGTTATCCTTTTACAATATTATTACCCTTTATTAAAATACCTTTCTAGAAAACTGATTGTAAACCGTAACCATATTGGCAATTTCAGATTCTAAGCTTGCTTGTTAGGAGAGGAGAATCGAAACCTGACTATCTCTTTCTACAATTCCAAACCCAAAATCAAAACTTCAATTCTAATTCGGTTTCGCCAATTTAACCCTATTTGGTTGGATTCTAAACCGGCCAGGGTTATGATTAATCTATAGAGActagatttcttttctttataaatccTTTTTAGGTTCGATTCTAAACCGGCCATGGTTATGGCTAATGGTTACTGTAGGAGTATAGACTCTTTTTAGGTTCGATTCTAATCTGGCGAGGGTTATAGCTAATTGTTGCTATAGGAGTCggtcttttttttctctttatagaCCCTTTTTAGGTTTGATTCTAAACCGACCGGATTTATGGCTAATTGTTGCTATAGGAGccagatattatttttttctttatagatccttttttgttgatatatatatctttaaatCTTTGACTTATAATAATGTACATATAATACAgggtttttatttctttttgttggcTAAAACCCATTAAGAAGCTTCTAATACCCTTCTGTACTTTTGGCTATTTAACCATCCCTTTCAATTCAAgttacattttatttattaatctcaTAAACTAGgtc from Ricinus communis isolate WT05 ecotype wild-type chromosome 9, ASM1957865v1, whole genome shotgun sequence harbors:
- the LOC8258697 gene encoding protein SRG1 isoform X2; this translates as MHAVWIGFRVYSDLVNHQVSASLLEKMKIEVQEFFNLPMEKKKKLWQYPGEVEGFGQAFVVSEEQKLDWGDLFFMVAQPVHARKPHLFPELPLPFRETLDTYSWEVKNLAKIILAQMAKTLEMEAKEMTEIFEDGHQSIRINYYPPCPQPEKVIGLTPHSDATGLTILLQLNEVEGLQINKNGKWVTVKPIPNAFIINIGDILEIISNGRYRSIEHRATVNSEKERLSIATFYAPKVEAEIGPAPSLITQQTPALFKRIGVEEYFRSLFARELHSKSHLHTLRI
- the LOC8258697 gene encoding protein SRG1 isoform X1 — its product is METNALSLGSSLLVPCVQELAKLSLESIPPRYVRQDQDQPINVQNQNVEVPVIDMERLLSQESMHSELAKLHCACRDWGFFQLVNHQVSASLLEKMKIEVQEFFNLPMEKKKKLWQYPGEVEGFGQAFVVSEEQKLDWGDLFFMVAQPVHARKPHLFPELPLPFRETLDTYSWEVKNLAKIILAQMAKTLEMEAKEMTEIFEDGHQSIRINYYPPCPQPEKVIGLTPHSDATGLTILLQLNEVEGLQINKNGKWVTVKPIPNAFIINIGDILEIISNGRYRSIEHRATVNSEKERLSIATFYAPKVEAEIGPAPSLITQQTPALFKRIGVEEYFRSLFARELHSKSHLHTLRI